A genomic region of Streptomyces rimosus contains the following coding sequences:
- the qcrA gene encoding cytochrome bc1 complex Rieske iron-sulfur subunit, translated as MSETGRHEDVPEKNLPGERDTAHGGAVDTADNPFADPGLPPHEHRIQDIDEQAAKRSERTVALLFTVSMLATIGFIASYVIFPVDKIVYIWPFGHVSALNFALGLTLGVALFCIGAGAVHWARTLMSDEEVADDRHPIEATPEVKAKVMEDFRQGAKESGFGRRKLIRNTMFGALAVVPLSGVVLLRDLGPLPEKKLRTTGWKKGVRLVNQSTNLPLRPEDIAVGSLTFAKPEGLEEDDEEFNTKIAKDALMLVRIQPQNIKDKQELDWSHEGIVAYSKICTHVGCPISLYEQQTHHVLCPCHQSTFDLSDGGRVIFGPAGHALPQLHITVKDGFLEAVSDFAEPVGPSFWERG; from the coding sequence ATGAGTGAGACTGGACGACACGAAGACGTGCCAGAAAAGAACCTCCCCGGTGAGCGGGACACGGCTCACGGCGGCGCGGTGGACACGGCGGACAACCCCTTCGCCGACCCGGGGCTGCCGCCCCACGAGCACCGCATCCAGGACATCGACGAGCAGGCCGCGAAGCGCTCCGAGCGCACCGTCGCCCTGCTGTTCACGGTGTCGATGCTGGCGACGATCGGCTTCATCGCCTCGTACGTGATCTTCCCGGTCGACAAGATCGTCTACATCTGGCCGTTCGGCCACGTCAGCGCGCTGAACTTCGCGCTGGGCCTGACGCTGGGTGTGGCCCTCTTCTGCATCGGCGCCGGCGCGGTCCACTGGGCCCGCACGCTGATGTCCGACGAGGAGGTCGCCGACGACCGGCACCCGATCGAGGCGACCCCCGAGGTCAAGGCCAAGGTCATGGAGGACTTCCGGCAGGGTGCCAAGGAGTCCGGCTTCGGCCGTCGCAAGCTGATCCGCAACACCATGTTCGGCGCGCTGGCCGTGGTGCCGCTGTCCGGTGTCGTGCTGCTGCGCGACCTCGGTCCGCTGCCGGAGAAGAAGCTGCGCACGACGGGCTGGAAGAAGGGCGTCCGCCTGGTCAACCAGTCCACCAACCTCCCGCTGCGTCCCGAGGACATCGCGGTCGGCTCCCTGACGTTCGCCAAGCCCGAGGGCCTGGAGGAGGACGACGAGGAGTTCAACACCAAGATCGCCAAGGACGCCCTGATGCTCGTGCGGATCCAGCCGCAGAACATCAAGGACAAGCAGGAACTGGACTGGTCGCACGAGGGCATCGTCGCCTACTCGAAGATCTGCACCCACGTGGGCTGCCCGATCAGCCTCTACGAGCAGCAGACGCACCACGTGCTGTGCCCCTGCCACCAGTCGACCTTTGACCTGTCCGACGGCGGACGCGTCATCTTCGGCCCCGCCGGACACGCCCTGCCGCAGCTGCACATCACGGTGAAGGACGGCTTCCTCGAAGCCGTAAGCGACTTCGCGGAGCCCGTCGGCCCGAGCTTCTGGGAGCGCGGATGA
- the qcrB gene encoding cytochrome bc1 complex cytochrome b subunit — translation MSNETSATTTRRGQAPRGERIADWADGRLGIYSLAKSNMRKIFPDHWSFMLGEICLYSFIIIILTGVYLTLFFHPSMAEVTYHGSYVPMHGIRMTQAFESTLDISFDVRGGLLIRQIHHWAALVFLGGMMVHMMRVFFTGAFRKPREVNWLFGFLLLVLGMFTGFTGYSLPDDLLSGTGVRFIEGVILAMPLIGSYLQMFIFGGEFPGHDIIPRFFTVHVLLLPGIMLGLLVAHLILVFYHKHTQFPGAGKTNKNVVGMPLLPVYMAKAGGFFFLVFGVISVIAAVASINPVWAIGPYRPDQVSTGAQPDWYMGFAEGLVRVMPGWEWDIWGHTINFGVLIPILIFPLVLVAIAVYPFVESWVTGDKREHHILDRPRNAPTRTGFGVAWLIAYLVMLVGGGNDLWATHFHLSINSITWFVRIAFFAGPILGFIVTKRICLGLQRRDRDKVLHGRESGIIKRLPHGEFIEVHEPLNQEQLHVLTQHEQPKPFEIGPEVDENGVERKVKRSTKLRAKLSKGYYGEDNVIPKPTPEEYKEITSGHGHH, via the coding sequence ATGAGTAACGAGACGAGCGCGACCACCACGCGCCGCGGCCAGGCGCCGCGGGGCGAGCGGATCGCCGACTGGGCGGACGGCCGGCTGGGCATCTACAGCCTCGCCAAGTCCAACATGCGCAAGATCTTCCCGGACCACTGGTCCTTCATGCTGGGCGAGATCTGCCTCTACAGCTTCATCATCATCATCCTGACCGGCGTCTACCTGACGCTGTTCTTCCACCCGAGCATGGCCGAGGTGACCTACCACGGCTCGTACGTGCCCATGCACGGGATCCGGATGACGCAGGCGTTCGAGTCGACGCTGGACATCAGCTTCGACGTGCGCGGCGGTCTGCTCATCCGGCAGATCCACCACTGGGCGGCCCTGGTCTTCCTGGGCGGCATGATGGTGCACATGATGCGGGTGTTCTTCACCGGCGCCTTCCGCAAGCCGCGCGAGGTCAACTGGCTGTTCGGCTTCCTGCTGCTGGTGCTCGGCATGTTCACCGGCTTCACCGGCTACTCGCTGCCGGACGACCTGCTCTCCGGCACCGGCGTCCGGTTCATCGAGGGTGTCATCCTGGCGATGCCGCTGATCGGCTCGTACCTGCAGATGTTCATCTTCGGCGGGGAGTTCCCGGGGCACGACATCATCCCGAGGTTCTTCACGGTCCACGTGCTGCTGCTGCCGGGCATCATGCTCGGCCTGCTGGTGGCGCACCTGATCCTGGTCTTCTACCACAAGCACACGCAGTTCCCGGGTGCCGGCAAGACCAACAAGAACGTCGTCGGCATGCCGCTGCTGCCGGTCTACATGGCCAAGGCCGGAGGCTTCTTCTTCCTGGTCTTCGGCGTGATCTCGGTGATCGCGGCGGTCGCCAGCATCAACCCGGTGTGGGCCATCGGCCCGTACCGGCCCGACCAGGTGTCCACCGGCGCCCAGCCCGACTGGTACATGGGCTTCGCCGAGGGTCTGGTCCGTGTGATGCCCGGCTGGGAGTGGGACATCTGGGGCCACACCATCAACTTCGGTGTGCTGATCCCGATCCTGATCTTCCCGCTGGTGCTGGTGGCGATCGCGGTCTACCCGTTCGTCGAGTCCTGGGTCACCGGCGACAAGCGCGAGCACCACATCCTGGACCGTCCGCGCAACGCCCCGACCCGTACCGGCTTCGGTGTGGCCTGGCTGATCGCGTACCTGGTGATGCTGGTCGGCGGTGGCAACGACCTGTGGGCCACCCACTTCCACCTGTCGATCAACTCGATCACCTGGTTCGTGCGGATCGCGTTCTTCGCGGGCCCGATCCTGGGCTTCATCGTCACCAAGCGGATCTGCCTGGGCCTCCAGCGCCGCGACCGCGACAAGGTGCTGCACGGACGCGAGTCCGGCATCATCAAGCGGCTGCCGCACGGTGAGTTCATCGAGGTGCACGAGCCGCTCAACCAGGAGCAGCTGCACGTGCTCACGCAGCACGAGCAGCCCAAGCCGTTCGAGATCGGCCCGGAGGTCGACGAGAACGGTGTCGAGCGGAAGGTCAAGCGGTCGACGAAGCTCCGCGCCAAGCTCTCCAAGGGCTACTACGGCGAGGACAACGTCATCCCGAAGCCGACCCCGGAGGAGTACAAGGAGATCACCAGCGGCCACGGCCACCACTGA
- a CDS encoding C40 family peptidase, whose product MVSHRRVSQSGLAGATRITVLSAAAVTAAAALSAGGASAAPAPAPAEVTSRVDALYEQAEKVTEDYNGASERTRKLRGEVTALQDRVARGQERVNRLRARLGAIASAQYRSGGLDPALKLILSEDPASYLDKASVLDRVHGNQAGQLRELQGAQRGLEQERRAAAGKLTDLEASRREVASHKKDIERKLAAAQHLLNALTGPDRAAYDRANRGVGRSLPAPSGAAHPSGRAGAAVQAVRAAIGTPYAWGRSGPSAFDCSGLMQWAYARAGVGIPRTSQAQRGAGRQVQVSQAQPGDLVIYRDDASHVAMYVGNGQVVHAPYPGARVRSDPVGMMPISSVTRP is encoded by the coding sequence GTGGTGTCCCACCGCCGTGTCTCACAGTCCGGCCTGGCCGGTGCGACCAGGATCACCGTCCTGTCGGCCGCCGCGGTCACCGCGGCAGCAGCCCTGTCGGCGGGCGGGGCCAGCGCCGCCCCGGCTCCGGCACCCGCCGAGGTCACCTCGCGCGTCGACGCGCTCTACGAGCAGGCCGAGAAGGTCACCGAGGACTACAACGGGGCCTCCGAACGGACCCGGAAGCTACGGGGCGAAGTCACCGCCCTCCAGGACCGGGTGGCCCGCGGCCAGGAGCGCGTCAACCGGCTGCGCGCCCGGCTCGGCGCCATCGCCTCCGCCCAGTACCGCTCCGGCGGCCTGGACCCGGCCCTGAAGCTGATCCTGTCCGAGGACCCGGCGAGCTACCTCGACAAGGCGTCCGTCCTCGACCGCGTCCACGGCAACCAGGCCGGGCAGCTCCGCGAACTCCAGGGCGCCCAGCGCGGGCTGGAGCAGGAGCGCCGGGCGGCGGCCGGCAAGCTGACGGACCTGGAGGCGAGCCGGCGCGAGGTGGCGAGCCACAAGAAGGACATCGAACGCAAACTGGCCGCCGCGCAGCACCTGCTGAACGCCCTGACCGGCCCCGACCGGGCGGCCTACGACCGGGCGAACCGCGGCGTCGGGCGGTCGCTGCCCGCCCCGTCCGGGGCGGCGCACCCCTCGGGCCGCGCCGGGGCCGCCGTCCAGGCGGTGCGCGCGGCGATCGGCACGCCGTACGCGTGGGGGCGCTCCGGTCCGTCCGCTTTCGACTGCTCCGGGCTGATGCAGTGGGCCTACGCGCGCGCCGGAGTCGGCATCCCGCGCACCTCGCAAGCCCAGCGCGGCGCGGGACGGCAGGTTCAGGTCAGCCAGGCACAGCCGGGCGACCTGGTCATCTACCGGGACGATGCCAGTCATGTCGCCATGTATGTGGGCAACGGACAGGTGGTGCACGCGCCGTATCCGGGTGCGCGGGTGCGGTCCGACCCCGTCGGCATGATGCCGATCTCGTCCGTAACCCGCCCCTGA
- a CDS encoding aminotransferase class V-fold PLP-dependent enzyme, producing the protein MPVSAVATDSAVCAPLPVLGRDVLVPLVTGGEVGYAALDIAASAPALQRVWDDVAAYAPYYGSVHRGAGYLSQLSTDLFENSRAEVARFLGVREGDQVVFTRSTTDSLNLLAAVLPADTRVFVFETEHHASLLPWEQRADAEVTYLDAPRTPEQAVDTLERALAEREPYRHALVCVTGASNVTGELWPVRELAAAAHAHGARIVLDAAQLAPHHPVDIAQLDVDWVAFSGHKLYAPFGAGVLAGRADWLQQAEPYLAGGGASRTVARRADGGVDVEWHTTAARHEAGSPNVIGAYAIAAACKALTEAGFENLVAREQHLVERVRAGLAEVPEVRVLSLFGDDAPRVGVLSFVVRGWNSSHFAAALSAEYGIGVRDGLFCAHPLVRTLLGAESQAPGECGAPEGAPGEKSLNAIRVSFGAGTPDEHVDRFVRAVKELVADGARWSYRTEDGRCVPDTAAA; encoded by the coding sequence ATGCCTGTTTCCGCTGTCGCCACCGATTCCGCCGTCTGCGCCCCGCTGCCCGTGCTGGGTCGCGACGTCCTGGTCCCGCTCGTCACCGGCGGCGAGGTCGGGTACGCGGCGCTGGACATCGCCGCCAGCGCCCCGGCGCTCCAGCGCGTCTGGGACGACGTGGCCGCGTACGCCCCGTACTACGGCAGCGTCCACCGCGGCGCGGGCTACCTCTCGCAGCTGTCCACCGACCTGTTCGAGAACAGCCGGGCGGAGGTTGCCCGCTTCCTCGGGGTCCGGGAAGGAGACCAGGTGGTCTTCACCCGCTCCACCACCGACTCGCTCAATCTGCTGGCCGCGGTGCTGCCCGCGGACACCCGGGTCTTCGTCTTCGAGACCGAGCACCACGCCTCGCTGCTGCCCTGGGAGCAGCGCGCGGACGCCGAGGTGACCTACCTGGACGCGCCGCGCACGCCGGAGCAGGCGGTGGACACCCTGGAGCGGGCGCTGGCGGAGCGCGAGCCCTACCGGCACGCCCTGGTCTGCGTGACGGGTGCGTCCAACGTGACGGGTGAGCTGTGGCCCGTACGGGAGCTGGCCGCGGCGGCGCACGCGCACGGCGCGCGGATCGTGCTGGACGCCGCCCAGCTCGCCCCGCACCACCCGGTCGACATCGCGCAACTGGACGTGGATTGGGTGGCCTTCTCCGGCCACAAGCTGTACGCGCCCTTCGGCGCCGGTGTGCTGGCCGGGCGCGCGGACTGGCTCCAGCAGGCGGAGCCGTACCTCGCGGGCGGCGGCGCCAGCCGTACGGTCGCGCGCCGCGCCGACGGCGGTGTCGACGTCGAGTGGCACACCACCGCCGCCCGCCACGAGGCCGGCTCGCCGAACGTCATCGGTGCCTACGCCATCGCCGCCGCCTGCAAGGCCCTCACCGAGGCGGGCTTCGAGAACCTGGTGGCCAGGGAACAGCATCTGGTCGAGCGGGTACGGGCGGGCCTCGCCGAGGTGCCCGAGGTGCGCGTGCTGTCGCTGTTCGGGGACGACGCGCCGCGGGTGGGCGTGCTGTCCTTCGTGGTCCGCGGCTGGAACAGCTCGCACTTCGCGGCGGCCCTCTCGGCGGAGTACGGGATCGGCGTCCGCGACGGGCTGTTCTGCGCGCACCCGCTCGTACGGACCCTGCTGGGCGCCGAGTCGCAGGCGCCCGGCGAGTGCGGTGCGCCGGAGGGCGCGCCGGGGGAGAAGAGCCTGAACGCCATCCGGGTGAGCTTCGGCGCCGGTACGCCCGACGAGCACGTGGACCGCTTCGTACGGGCCGTCAAGGAGCTGGTCGCGGACGGCGCGCGGTGGAGCTACCGCACCGAGGACGGGCGCTGCGTGCCGGACACGGCGGCCGCCTAA
- a CDS encoding NYN domain-containing protein, which yields MVERPDGPAGAERDAEAGAAAADEVLDRPLPEGVRRRVVALTAEAFGGLTVTELPPPLRQYARFTPSRRAKFAGNAMAAALENDAVFRQRIASRLREAQPELAEALDSGTPPAAADPLDVAAAAYVLRPEGWVKLVAAAGEEAQRARAERAGEEAERELAALREELARVRAEARSEAERVRGDLDALRKENESLQRKLRSALSDVKRGEAAVRKAVAETESVRAAAAQEKNAADSEARRLKARIAEAEGSLEASRRATREGRSVEDMRLRLLLDTVLDAAQGLRRELALPPADTHPADTVDAVAPGKMTPKDIATRALSETDPALLDQLLALPQAHLVVDGYNVTKTGYPTMPLDKQRLRLLGGLAVLAAQTGAEMTCVFDGAELAAPVLLAPPRGVRVLFSKPGVTADELIRQLVRAEPPGRPVVVVSTDREVADGVAKAGARPVASTLLLKRLARI from the coding sequence GTGGTGGAGCGTCCAGATGGGCCTGCGGGGGCGGAGCGCGATGCCGAGGCCGGTGCGGCCGCGGCGGACGAGGTGCTCGACCGTCCGTTGCCCGAGGGCGTGCGGCGCCGCGTCGTGGCGCTCACCGCGGAGGCGTTCGGCGGCCTGACGGTCACCGAACTCCCGCCGCCGCTGCGGCAGTACGCCCGGTTCACCCCCAGCCGCCGCGCCAAGTTCGCGGGCAACGCGATGGCGGCGGCGCTGGAGAACGACGCGGTCTTCCGGCAGCGGATCGCGAGCCGGCTGCGCGAGGCCCAGCCGGAGCTGGCCGAGGCGCTGGACAGCGGCACCCCGCCCGCCGCCGCCGACCCGCTCGATGTCGCGGCGGCGGCCTATGTGCTGCGCCCCGAGGGCTGGGTCAAGCTCGTCGCGGCGGCCGGCGAGGAGGCGCAGCGCGCCCGCGCCGAGCGGGCCGGCGAGGAGGCGGAGCGCGAGCTGGCGGCGCTGCGCGAGGAACTGGCACGGGTACGCGCGGAGGCGCGGAGCGAGGCCGAGCGCGTCCGCGGCGACCTGGACGCGCTGCGCAAGGAGAACGAGTCGTTGCAGCGCAAGCTGCGCAGCGCGCTCAGCGACGTCAAGCGCGGTGAGGCGGCGGTGCGCAAGGCCGTGGCCGAGACGGAGTCCGTACGGGCCGCCGCCGCGCAGGAGAAGAACGCGGCCGACAGTGAGGCCCGCCGCCTCAAGGCCCGGATCGCGGAGGCCGAGGGCTCGCTGGAGGCCAGCCGCCGCGCCACGCGGGAGGGTCGCAGCGTCGAGGACATGCGACTGCGGCTGCTGCTGGACACCGTGCTGGACGCGGCCCAGGGGCTGCGCCGCGAACTGGCGCTGCCGCCCGCCGACACACACCCGGCCGACACCGTCGATGCCGTGGCGCCGGGGAAGATGACGCCGAAGGACATCGCCACGCGCGCGCTGTCGGAGACCGACCCGGCGCTGTTGGACCAACTGCTGGCGCTGCCGCAGGCCCACCTGGTGGTGGACGGCTACAACGTCACCAAGACCGGCTACCCCACGATGCCGTTGGACAAGCAGCGGCTGCGGCTGCTGGGTGGCCTGGCGGTGCTGGCGGCGCAGACGGGCGCGGAGATGACGTGTGTCTTCGACGGTGCCGAACTGGCCGCGCCGGTGCTGCTCGCGCCGCCGCGCGGGGTAAGGGTCCTGTTCAGCAAGCCGGGTGTGACGGCCGATGAGCTGATCCGCCAGCTCGTACGGGCCGAGCCGCCGGGCCGCCCGGTCGTGGTGGTTTCCACGGACCGCGAGGTGGCCGACGGTGTCGCCAAGGCGGGGGCGCGACCGGTGGCTTCCACCCTGCTGCTCAAGCGGCTCGCCCGTATCTGA
- a CDS encoding Lrp/AsnC family transcriptional regulator has product MITSIVLIRTSVDRIPEIAEKIAALEGVSEVYSVTGAHDLIAMVRVAQHDELADVIPGRISKIPGVASTETHIAFRTYSQHDLEAAFAIGLDA; this is encoded by the coding sequence GTGATCACTTCGATCGTGCTCATCAGGACCAGCGTGGACCGCATCCCGGAGATCGCGGAGAAGATCGCCGCGCTGGAGGGCGTCAGCGAGGTCTACTCGGTCACCGGTGCGCACGACCTGATCGCGATGGTGCGGGTCGCCCAGCACGACGAGCTGGCGGACGTCATCCCCGGCCGGATCAGCAAGATCCCGGGCGTCGCCTCCACCGAGACGCACATCGCCTTCCGTACGTACTCCCAGCACGACCTGGAAGCGGCCTTCGCCATCGGCCTGGACGCCTGA
- a CDS encoding rhomboid family intramembrane serine protease yields MTAPPLIPRTPRVRSVLTVFSRMTNVLIAVCCVLFVIGPASGLNGIYGTGDAVVQAQTAYFERWGVIPRDLWSGSPRALLTPLTALFVHGSWLHLLGNVLFLYVFGGMTESRMGRLPFTVFYVVTGYLALMGYAAAHAASGQTLVGASGAISGVLGAFLYLFPRARVTSLYPFLLFLPLRFPAWIVLLFWFVLQWLAAQRDPSTPGVAYLAHVVGFALGFLYAWVRYRPAPCPTRDAAAATGSVGSAGTAKQQATEGESQP; encoded by the coding sequence ATGACGGCCCCGCCCCTGATCCCCCGGACGCCCCGCGTCCGCTCGGTGCTGACCGTGTTCTCCCGCATGACGAACGTCCTGATCGCCGTGTGCTGCGTCCTCTTCGTCATCGGCCCCGCCTCCGGCCTCAACGGCATATACGGGACCGGCGACGCCGTCGTCCAGGCCCAGACCGCGTACTTCGAACGGTGGGGCGTCATCCCGCGCGACCTGTGGAGCGGCTCCCCGCGCGCGCTGCTCACCCCGCTGACCGCCCTGTTCGTGCACGGCAGCTGGCTGCACCTGCTGGGCAACGTGCTCTTCCTGTACGTCTTCGGCGGCATGACCGAATCCCGGATGGGCCGGCTGCCGTTCACCGTCTTCTACGTCGTGACCGGCTACCTGGCCCTGATGGGCTACGCGGCCGCGCACGCCGCCTCCGGCCAGACCCTGGTCGGCGCCTCGGGGGCGATCTCCGGAGTGCTGGGAGCCTTCCTCTACCTGTTCCCCAGAGCCCGGGTCACCAGTCTCTACCCGTTCCTGTTGTTCCTGCCGCTGCGCTTCCCCGCCTGGATCGTGCTGCTCTTCTGGTTCGTCCTCCAGTGGCTCGCCGCGCAGCGCGACCCCAGCACCCCGGGCGTCGCCTACCTGGCCCATGTCGTGGGCTTCGCCCTGGGCTTCCTCTACGCCTGGGTGCGCTACCGGCCCGCCCCCTGTCCGACGCGGGACGCCGCCGCGGCCACGGGTAGTGTGGGGTCCGCCGGAACGGCGAAGCAGCAGGCGACCGAGGGAGAGAGCCAGCCGTGA
- a CDS encoding C40 family peptidase has protein sequence MASHRRPKQPSRTRVTVLTATAAAAVALSSQAAHADPKPKKEDVKSEVDKLYEQAEQATEKYNGAKEDQEKLQKEVDSLQDKVARGQGELNQLRKGLGSVASGQYRSGSIDPSVQLFLSGDPDTYLEKAATLDQLSGKQAEQLKTIADKQRQLAQERQEAASKIQDLSDTRKALGEKKDEIKGKLAKAQELLNTLTAKEKEALQKEEQQKNRSSRGNERPDLGNDTPASGRGAAALSAAASKIGSPYVWGATGPSSFDCSGLTSWAYQQAGQSLPRTSQAQANAGTRISSQSALKPGDLVLFYGDLHHIGLYAGNGQVLHAPKPGASVRYESINNMPFQFGVRV, from the coding sequence GTGGCGTCCCACCGTCGACCCAAGCAGCCGAGCCGCACGCGTGTCACTGTGCTCACCGCGACCGCGGCCGCGGCCGTCGCCCTCTCGTCCCAGGCCGCCCATGCCGACCCGAAGCCGAAGAAGGAAGACGTCAAGTCCGAGGTCGACAAGCTCTACGAGCAGGCGGAGCAGGCCACCGAGAAGTACAACGGGGCCAAGGAGGACCAGGAGAAGCTGCAGAAGGAGGTGGACAGCCTCCAGGACAAGGTCGCCCGCGGCCAGGGAGAGCTGAACCAGCTCCGCAAGGGCCTCGGTTCGGTCGCCTCCGGCCAGTACCGCAGCGGCAGCATAGACCCGTCCGTGCAGCTCTTCCTGTCCGGCGACCCGGACACCTACCTCGAAAAGGCCGCCACGCTCGACCAGCTGAGCGGCAAGCAGGCCGAGCAGCTGAAGACCATCGCGGACAAGCAGCGGCAGCTCGCGCAGGAGCGCCAGGAGGCCGCGTCCAAGATCCAGGACCTCTCGGACACCCGCAAGGCGCTGGGTGAGAAGAAGGACGAGATCAAGGGCAAGCTCGCCAAGGCGCAGGAGCTGCTGAACACCCTCACCGCCAAGGAGAAGGAAGCGCTCCAGAAGGAGGAGCAGCAGAAGAACCGCTCCAGCCGCGGCAACGAGCGTCCCGACCTGGGCAACGACACGCCGGCCTCCGGCCGTGGCGCCGCCGCGCTGTCCGCCGCCGCCTCCAAGATCGGCTCGCCCTACGTGTGGGGCGCCACCGGCCCGTCCTCCTTCGACTGCTCGGGCCTGACCTCCTGGGCCTACCAGCAGGCCGGCCAGTCGCTGCCGCGCACCTCGCAGGCGCAGGCCAACGCCGGTACCCGCATCAGCTCGCAGAGCGCCCTCAAGCCGGGCGACCTGGTGCTCTTCTACGGCGACCTGCACCACATCGGCCTGTACGCGGGCAACGGCCAGGTGCTGCACGCGCCGAAGCCGGGCGCGTCCGTGCGCTACGAGTCGATCAACAACATGCCCTTCCAGTTCGGCGTCCGCGTCTGA
- the trpD gene encoding anthranilate phosphoribosyltransferase: MNVATPNGGDSVAAHTWPAVLETLLQGRDLSADDTAWAMDRIMRGEATDAQIAGFAVALRAKGETVAEISGLVRTMYAHANLIDVPGPSVDIVGTGGDGAKTVNISTMSSIVVAGTGAKVVKHGNRAASSASGASDVLEKLGVNLDLTPRRVVEVAAEAGITFCFAVKFHPSLRHVAAARRELGIRTTFNVLGPLTNPAKVRAQATGVADARMAPILAGVLAERGSSALVFRGDDGLDELTTTATSKVWVVRDGAVREETFDPRDVGIGLVPVEALRGADASYNADVARRLLGGEHGPVRDAVLLNSAAALVALAPSAAPLAEQIAAGIERAAEAIDSGAARRALERWVAASNA, translated from the coding sequence ATGAACGTTGCGACCCCGAACGGCGGCGACAGCGTGGCGGCCCACACCTGGCCGGCCGTGCTGGAAACGCTCCTCCAGGGCCGTGACCTCAGCGCCGACGACACCGCGTGGGCGATGGACCGGATCATGCGCGGCGAGGCCACCGACGCGCAGATCGCCGGGTTCGCGGTGGCGCTGCGCGCCAAGGGCGAGACCGTCGCCGAGATCTCCGGCCTGGTACGGACGATGTACGCGCACGCCAACCTCATCGACGTGCCCGGACCGAGCGTGGACATCGTCGGCACCGGCGGCGACGGCGCCAAGACGGTCAACATCTCCACCATGTCCTCGATCGTGGTCGCCGGCACCGGCGCGAAGGTCGTCAAGCACGGCAACCGCGCCGCCTCGTCGGCCAGCGGCGCGTCCGACGTGCTGGAGAAGCTGGGCGTCAACCTCGACCTGACGCCGCGCCGGGTCGTCGAGGTGGCCGCGGAGGCCGGCATCACCTTCTGCTTCGCGGTGAAGTTCCACCCCTCGCTGCGGCACGTCGCCGCCGCACGGCGCGAGCTGGGCATCCGTACGACCTTCAACGTGCTGGGCCCGCTGACCAACCCGGCCAAGGTCCGCGCCCAGGCCACCGGCGTCGCCGACGCGCGGATGGCCCCGATCCTGGCCGGCGTGCTGGCCGAGCGCGGCTCCTCCGCACTGGTCTTCCGCGGCGACGACGGACTGGACGAGCTGACGACCACCGCCACCTCGAAGGTGTGGGTGGTGCGCGACGGCGCCGTACGGGAGGAGACCTTCGACCCGCGCGACGTGGGGATCGGCCTGGTGCCCGTGGAGGCGCTGCGCGGCGCCGACGCCTCGTACAACGCGGACGTGGCGCGCCGCCTGCTGGGCGGCGAGCACGGGCCGGTGCGCGACGCGGTGCTGCTGAACTCGGCGGCGGCGCTGGTGGCGCTGGCGCCGTCCGCGGCGCCGCTGGCCGAGCAGATCGCGGCGGGCATCGAGCGGGCCGCCGAGGCCATCGACTCCGGCGCGGCCCGCCGGGCCCTGGAGCGGTGGGTGGCGGCCAGCAACGCCTGA